The sequence GCCGTCCCGGCCGGAGGTCAGCCGGAGCGTGTCGATCGCCAGCAGCGTGCCGTCCGGCCGGGCCACCACCAGGTCGGCGGCGAACGCCCGGTACTGGTGGCGCTCGCCCCGGGCGAGCCGGCCCGCGGTCAGAGTGTCCCCGAGCAGGAGCGTCGCGCCGGGGGCCACGGTGACCTCGGTGCGCTGGTAGAACCGGGAGTCCCGGAACGGGATCACCGGGTCGGGCAGGTACTCCACGTAGCTGCCGGCCTCCGCGGTCAGCCGGACGAGCTGGGTCGCGTAGTCGTACTCCGTCCTGAACACCTTGCTCGCCGCCTGGGTGGTCAGGTGCACCTGGGTGCCGGGGCCGCAGCGGAAGTCCATCCGGTAGCGGTCGGCCTGCACGATGCCGCCGCCGGTGGCCATCAGGTAGACGTAGCTCATGCCGGGCAGTTCGGGGTCGATCCACAGCGGCCGCATGATCTGCAGCGGCGTCTTCTGGTAGCGCTCGACGAGTTCGGTGCGGCCGCCCCGCACCGCGAAGGCCAGGTCGAGGATGCCGACCTTGGCCGCCGAGCCGGCGGGCAGCGTGTCGGGCGCGCCCGGCGGGCCGACCACCTCGGGCGGGACCCGGGCCGCGCTGTAGTAGCCGGGGGCGAGCCGGTCGGGACGGGGACGGGCCGGGGCGCCCCGCACGTCAGACCAGCACCTTGCGGCGGGACTCCAGGTACCCGGCGATGTCGTCGATGCCGACCCCGGTGAGGCAGTCGGTCAGCACGACCGGGCGGTTCTCGCGGACCCGGTGGGCGTCGGCCTCCATCACGCCGATGTCGGTCCTGACGTACTGCGCGATGTCGATCTTGTTGATCACCAGCAGGTCCGAGTCGGTGATGCCGGGGCCGCGCTTGCGGGGCATCTTCTCGCCCTCGGCGGTGTCCAGCACGAACAGGAACAGGTCGACCAGCGCGGGGCTGAAGGTCAGCGTGAGGTTGTCGCCGCCGGACTCGAAGAAGAGCATGTCGGTGTCGGGGAAGCGCTCCAGCATCTCGGCGCCGGCCGCGAGGTTCATGGTCGGGTCGTCGCGTACGGCGGTGTGCGGGCAGGCGCCCGTCTCCACGCCGACGACGCGCTCGGGCGCCAGGATGCCGTCGAGGGTGCGGCGGACGTGCTGCGCGTCCTCCTGGGTGTAGATGTCGTTGGTGATCACCGAGGGGTGGTGGCCGCGGGCG comes from Streptomyces sp. NBC_00448 and encodes:
- a CDS encoding urease accessory protein UreD, giving the protein MRGAPARPRPDRLAPGYYSAARVPPEVVGPPGAPDTLPAGSAAKVGILDLAFAVRGGRTELVERYQKTPLQIMRPLWIDPELPGMSYVYLMATGGGIVQADRYRMDFRCGPGTQVHLTTQAASKVFRTEYDYATQLVRLTAEAGSYVEYLPDPVIPFRDSRFYQRTEVTVAPGATLLLGDTLTAGRLARGERHQYRAFAADLVVARPDGTLLAIDTLRLTSGRDGDMPGGGPAVFAGADHVSSFFVVTDLRPAAEIADTLHGALAGLGVRYGASVLPRDCGAWVRLLDSDPIRVAAARTAVWHRVRELLTGRPAPDLRKA
- the ureG gene encoding urease accessory protein UreG, which gives rise to MNDNVLRIGIGGPVGSGKTALIEALVPVLIARGHHPSVITNDIYTQEDAQHVRRTLDGILAPERVVGVETGACPHTAVRDDPTMNLAAGAEMLERFPDTDMLFFESGGDNLTLTFSPALVDLFLFVLDTAEGEKMPRKRGPGITDSDLLVINKIDIAQYVRTDIGVMEADAHRVRENRPVVLTDCLTGVGIDDIAGYLESRRKVLV